From Camelina sativa cultivar DH55 chromosome 7, Cs, whole genome shotgun sequence, one genomic window encodes:
- the LOC104701151 gene encoding uncharacterized protein LOC104701151 encodes MMYDKIKACGKRMGSKKPSHIFVLLLSLLILIFTISSQVRVVEATSRILANGRTIVWTPASKSCGASHASWKKYRRPCKRPPRSAPASYNSP; translated from the exons ATGATGTATGATAAAATCAAAGCGTGTGGCAAAAGAATGGGTTCAAAAAAAccatcacatatttttgttcttctcttatctcttctaattttgattttcacTATTTCTTCTCAAGTTAGAGTCGTCGAGGCTACAAGCCGCATACTTG CAAATGGAAGGACCATCGTGTGGACTCCAGCATCAAAGTCATGTGGAGCTTCTCATGCATCGTGGAAGAAGTATCGCCGACCCTGTAAACGTCCTCCAAGATCTGCCCCTGCTTCCTACAACTCTCCATAA
- the LOC104701150 gene encoding enoyl-CoA delta isomerase 1, peroxisomal-like isoform X1 produces the protein MCSLEKHGRLFILKLTGDGEHRLNPTLLDSIRSTINKIRSDQSSSQSVLITTSDGKFFSNGYDLALAETNPSLSVLMDAKLRSLVADLISIPMPTIAAVTGHASAAGCILAMSHDYVLMRRDRGFLYMSELDIELKVPAWFMAVIRAKIGSPAARRDVMLTAAKVTAEKGVEMGIVDSAYGNAAETVEAAVRLGEEIVMRRGGGHVYGKMRETLLREVLVHTIGFDETGSSGVQNTGSKL, from the coding sequence atgtgttcattagagaaacatggtcgGCTTTTCATACTAAAACTCACCGGCGACGGCGAACACCGTCTCAACCCAACCTTACTCGACTCCATCCGCTCCACCATCAACAAGATCCGTTCAGATCAATCATCTTCACAGTCAGTACTCATCACAACGTCAGATGGTAAGTTCTTCTCCAACGGCTACGATCTCGCTTTAGCCGAAACAAACCCATCTCTCTCTGTTCTGATGGACGCAAAACTCAGATCCTTAGTCGCCGATCTCATCTCTATCCCTATGCCAACCATCGCCGCCGTCACAGGTCACGCCTCCGCCGCGGGATGTATCTTAGCGATGAGTCATGACTATGTGTTGATGCGTCGTGACAGAGGCTTTTTGTATATGAGTGAGTTGGATATTGAGTTGAAAGTTCCGGCCTGGTTTATGGCTGTGATTAGGGCTAAGATTGGCTCTCCGGCGGCGAGGAGGGATGTTATGTTGACGGCGGCGAAAGTGACGGCGGAGAAGGGTGTAGAGATGGGGATTGTTGATTCGGCGTATGGTAATGCGGCGGAGACGGTTGAGGCCGCCGTTAGGTTAGGTGAGGAGATTGTTATGAGACGTGGTGGTGGACACGTGTATGGTAAGATGAGAGAGACTCTTTTAAGAGAGGTTCTTGTCCATACGATTGGTTTTGATGAGACCGGTTCGAGTGGGGTGCAAAACACTGGATCTAAACTCTAA